The following DNA comes from Microcoleus sp. bin38.metabat.b11b12b14.051.
GCGAGATTTTGCAACCTTTAAAAGCTGCCTAGTTTACAAGATGTAAAATTTTCAACTCGTAGAACCAGACCAATTTTAGAATCAGACAAAATTTATCACTTATAAGGAGACTCATCATGTCAGAAGTTAACAGTAATTCTTCAACTGCGATCGAGAATTTGGACATTGCTCATACCTGGACTGAGAATTTGGATATTGCTCATACCTGGACTGAGAATTTGGATATCGCTCATACTTGGACTGAGAATTTGGATATTGCTCATACTTGGACTGAGAATTTGGATATTTCTCAAAGTTCTCCCACGGCTGAAGATGACAAACTAGCAGTCGGATAAAATCTGCTATATATAACTGTTCAGCCTCGGAATGAGCGAGGCTGAATAGTTATATATAGCGTTGCTTAATTATATGAGGTGCAAAAAAAGTCCCTCCTAGCCCCCCTTAAAAAGGGGGGAACCGGAAAAGCCCCCCTTTTTAAGGGGGGTTGGGGGGATCAAGCACGCCGTACCTCAGCAGACAGAGAAATGCCATATTTGTCTCGTCGATGTCCAAATTTAGCATCTACCATCCCTATTTGATATGAGCCATTACGACGTTGTGATTGTGGGCGGCGGCCCTGCTGGTACTACTACTGGAACTTTGCTCAAGAAATACAATCCAAATCTGAGCGTGCTAATCCTAGAGAAAGAAAAGTTCCCTCGCGATCACGTTGGGGAAAGCCAATTACCTCAAATTAGCGATGTGCTTCAAGAAATGGGATGCTGGGATAAAGTAGAAGCAGCCGACTTCCCGATTAAAATCGGTGCTACCTATCGCTGGGGAACAGATCCGCACCCTTGGGATTTTAATTTTATTCAGCCCGAAAAGTTTAAAGATGATCCGCGTCCTGCTAAATTTGAGGGACAGAGACGGCAAACTGCTTTCCAAGTTGATCGAGCAAAATACGATGAAATTTTGCTGCGACACGCCGAAGAAATGGGATGTGTGGTTAGAGAAGAAACGGCGGTTGTTAAAGTAGATACAGATGCCGATCGCATTACCGCGCTACATTTGCGATCGCAGGAACAAATAACCGCCAGTTACTACATCGACGCTTCCGGCCACATCGGGGTATTGCGGCGAGTTTTGGGAGTCGAAACACACTGCCCGACACGACTACAAAACATCGCTATTTGGGACTACTGGACAAACGCTGAATGGGCCGATTTTATCGGCGTTGGTGGCACCCGCGTCCAGGTAATGAGCTTAAGTCACGGGTGGATTTGGTTTATTCCCTTGAGCCCAACTCGCACCAGCATCGGCTTCATTTGCCCTGCGGAACATTACAAGGAGATGAAAAAGCGACCAGAGGAGATATATGCCGAAGCGCTCAACAGCGAACCTCGCATCAGCAAATTAATCGCTAATGCTACCAGCACAGGCAAAATTGAAACTACAAAAGATTGGTCATTTTTGTCCGATAAAACAGTAGGAGAAAACTGGTTTTTAGTGGGTGAAGCTGCTGGTTTTGCTGACCCTATTTTAGCTGCGGGTATGACTTTAGCTCACACTGGCGCGCGGGAATTGGCTTACACGATTGTGGCATTAGAGGAGAATAAACACGAGGCTAATTGGCTAAAAACTCAGTATGATGAGAATCAGCGACGGCGAGTTAAACAGCACATTCGATTCGCCGATTACTGGTACGCTGCTAACGGTCAATTCACTGATTTACAAGAGCATTCAAGGGAAATTGCGCGGGATTCGGGCTTGAATTTGAGTCCAGAAAAAGCTTTTCAGTGGTTAGCTCAAGGCGGATTTACTAATGATATTTTGGGTCAAGCTGTAATTGCTGGATTTGATTTGGGTTCGATGAAACAGGTGATGCAGCGCTTTTCGCAGGAGGAGGTTCCTTGGCTACTTTCTGCCTACAATGTGTTTCAGTTAGATATACTGGATGCGGAGGTTGAGTTTGTAGCGGTTTATAATGCTGGTCAAATTAGTAGTATCAAGTGTTATGTGAAGAATGGTCAGCGCTTGCCTGTTACAGGATTATATGGTTTGCTGATTGATATTTTGGGCCGTACTGAGTACATCGAGCAAATTTATCGGCAGTTGGTGTTAGTGTTTAAGGAGCGCTTTTCTGTGCAACACGCTCGTGTAGCACTTCATCAAGCCCTTGGTTGTTTGGAGGTGATGGTGACTTCTGGTATTGTCAAGGCGATATTGAACCCGGATTTGTCTAAGTTGAATATTTCGATACCTATGGAAGGTGAGTTAATTCACACTCACAAGGATTAAATAGGACAGCGGTTGAAACCGCGTCTAGACAAACGAAGTCCGCCGGACGCGGACTGAAGAAGACAACGTAATTTTAACCGCTCGTTCTTCAACCCGTGGAGGCGAGTTTTGTTTTTAGATAGCTAGCCGTCAGGAATTGTGTAATTCTTGTAGCGGCTAACCCCCAGTGATTGCCCGCATTACAATACCTCTCGGTTAAGCACAAAATTCAAGGATTCAATCTTCTGAAATACTTGCTTTCCTCGGAGCGCCATCGCTGGGGCCAATTTCCTTAACCGAGAGGTATTGGGATGCAACTCTCCATCATATCGGTTCATGAGGTATCATAAGGGTGGACTTATAGCAAGGCGTATTGTGGCGGCAGGAGTAGATTATGCGAACTATTCTTTTGAGTCACGAAGAGGTAGCTAAACTTGCAACGCAACTCTACGAGGGCGGTATCCGTCAGAAAGTGGAATCAGACAGTAATATTGGCAAAATGGTCATTATTGACGTTGAAACAGGCGATTACGAGATTGATAAAAATGGCTTGCACGCATCCAACCGTCTGAATGCAAAACATCCTGACGCTCGGCTTTTTGGGATTCGTATTGGTTACAATGTTGCGGCTTCGCTAGGTGGTGTGATGGAGCGTGTTAGCCTGTGATTTCGGGTATCGTAAATTGATGATCGCGATCGGCTACAAATTCTAGACAAGCTCTAATGTCTGTTTCTGTAAGTTCTGGGAAGTCGTCAATAATCTCAGTAATAGACATTCCAGAAGCCAGCCAGCCAAGAACATCGTAAACCGTAATCCGCATCCGACGAATGCAGGGCTTGCCACCTCGCTTATCCGGTTCTATGGTGATGATGTCGCGATAGCTCATGATACAGGTAAGGTGTTTGCATCTATATTATAGAAAAACATATCGTAAAATAAACAAAAAAATCTGAAGCTGGAAACTTCCAACTTCAGACTTTTACTAACTCCCCGGGTAGGATTTGAACCTACGACCAATCGATTACACTTATCCCAACGTTTCCGAAGGGCGCGGACTATTTCATCATCCCTAAAACGCAGATTTAATATCTGTCGCGGGATGTCGGGCGCTGTGAGATTTATTGGTTAGGCTCCTCATCTCTAGTCTCTGCACCTTTCTGGCTACTTGCGATCGCAACCGCTGCCTTTCGCCA
Coding sequences within:
- a CDS encoding NAD(P)/FAD-dependent oxidoreductase, with the translated sequence MSHYDVVIVGGGPAGTTTGTLLKKYNPNLSVLILEKEKFPRDHVGESQLPQISDVLQEMGCWDKVEAADFPIKIGATYRWGTDPHPWDFNFIQPEKFKDDPRPAKFEGQRRQTAFQVDRAKYDEILLRHAEEMGCVVREETAVVKVDTDADRITALHLRSQEQITASYYIDASGHIGVLRRVLGVETHCPTRLQNIAIWDYWTNAEWADFIGVGGTRVQVMSLSHGWIWFIPLSPTRTSIGFICPAEHYKEMKKRPEEIYAEALNSEPRISKLIANATSTGKIETTKDWSFLSDKTVGENWFLVGEAAGFADPILAAGMTLAHTGARELAYTIVALEENKHEANWLKTQYDENQRRRVKQHIRFADYWYAANGQFTDLQEHSREIARDSGLNLSPEKAFQWLAQGGFTNDILGQAVIAGFDLGSMKQVMQRFSQEEVPWLLSAYNVFQLDILDAEVEFVAVYNAGQISSIKCYVKNGQRLPVTGLYGLLIDILGRTEYIEQIYRQLVLVFKERFSVQHARVALHQALGCLEVMVTSGIVKAILNPDLSKLNISIPMEGELIHTHKD
- a CDS encoding DUF433 domain-containing protein — encoded protein: MSYRDIITIEPDKRGGKPCIRRMRITVYDVLGWLASGMSITEIIDDFPELTETDIRACLEFVADRDHQFTIPEITG